A stretch of Leptospira andrefontaineae DNA encodes these proteins:
- a CDS encoding TolC family protein — MKLENGNFWTKTISGKTISVCLASSLILLSGFSGVFSQENKSSGKVLKLTTEETVKRALDSNFKLQNLRYELAKTDSSYLKAESQYSWRLVADGSFRQTVLPLNQNNVFTGTKTSDDTIKGGIEKTIRTTGTYFKLEAGNRRFDSNAFEDKSNPLTASFAGLALPPLYTGFITATVSQDLLKNSFGYKGRNQEKILDNQKEMAKSQVSLQISEAIVGSLVDFWDYSVKLQSLKTFRRLKENVSNIRNLTVRKQGLGLSEGFEVNQWNALLAQADSQLETAVVQKDEAKRKLARTLKLENDSDLSEETDLMEEIPEKPDYNKDLEIAYKKRADYLNAVREKEIAELMLKNAKSDQLPSLTLSGSASSQAQTITSPDKNYTDATDGVQSARYKDFNGKVSFSYPLFDKGVAAGRRDSEIGVRQATLKETEVKNEVRDDLRGRIDSLEASYKIYKNSIVTEKETQNYYNGVVRSFQQGRADAVAVKNALDTLVRDQLSLTQAKVNFNIDLMRYYIAKNMLLERFDLDAEKLIPHLD; from the coding sequence ATGAAATTAGAAAATGGAAATTTTTGGACCAAAACAATAAGCGGGAAGACGATCTCCGTATGTCTAGCTTCGAGCCTCATCCTCCTTTCGGGATTTTCCGGAGTATTCTCCCAAGAGAATAAATCATCCGGAAAGGTCCTGAAGTTAACTACCGAAGAGACAGTTAAAAGAGCTTTAGATAGTAACTTCAAACTACAGAACCTGAGATACGAATTGGCAAAAACCGATTCGAGCTACTTGAAAGCAGAGTCCCAATATTCTTGGAGATTAGTAGCTGACGGAAGTTTTAGACAAACAGTTCTTCCTTTGAACCAGAACAACGTATTTACTGGAACAAAAACTTCCGATGATACGATCAAAGGGGGGATTGAAAAAACGATCCGTACGACTGGAACCTACTTCAAGTTAGAAGCAGGAAATAGAAGATTCGACTCAAACGCTTTCGAGGATAAGAGTAACCCTCTTACTGCAAGTTTCGCAGGACTCGCACTTCCTCCTCTTTATACCGGATTTATCACTGCAACGGTTTCCCAAGATTTATTAAAGAACTCATTCGGTTACAAGGGAAGAAACCAGGAGAAGATCCTGGACAACCAAAAAGAAATGGCGAAAAGCCAAGTTTCTCTTCAGATCTCGGAAGCGATCGTAGGATCACTTGTGGATTTCTGGGACTATTCGGTTAAACTACAGTCCTTAAAAACGTTCCGTAGATTAAAAGAGAACGTAAGTAATATTAGAAATCTTACGGTACGTAAACAAGGTTTGGGACTTTCGGAAGGATTCGAAGTCAACCAATGGAACGCTCTACTCGCACAAGCAGATAGCCAATTGGAAACTGCAGTTGTTCAAAAAGACGAAGCAAAAAGGAAATTAGCTCGTACTTTAAAATTAGAGAATGATTCCGACCTTTCTGAAGAAACGGACCTAATGGAAGAAATTCCCGAGAAGCCCGACTATAACAAAGACCTAGAGATCGCTTACAAAAAGAGAGCGGATTATCTAAACGCAGTCAGAGAAAAAGAAATCGCCGAGCTTATGCTAAAGAATGCAAAAAGTGATCAGTTACCTTCTCTTACACTTTCAGGTTCAGCTTCTTCTCAAGCTCAAACAATAACGAGCCCTGATAAAAATTATACAGACGCGACTGACGGTGTTCAATCTGCGCGTTATAAAGACTTCAACGGAAAAGTAAGTTTCTCTTATCCATTATTCGATAAGGGAGTTGCTGCAGGAAGAAGAGACTCCGAGATCGGAGTTCGCCAAGCTACTCTAAAAGAAACCGAAGTTAAGAATGAAGTAAGGGACGATCTAAGAGGAAGGATCGATTCTTTAGAAGCCAGTTATAAAATTTATAAGAACTCAATAGTCACCGAAAAAGAGACCCAAAACTATTATAACGGTGTGGTCCGAAGCTTCCAACAAGGAAGAGCGGATGCAGTCGCGGTTAAAAATGCTTTGGATACTTTGGTGAGAGACCAGCTTAGCCTTACTCAAGCAAAAGTGAATTTTAATATAGATCTAATGAGATACTATATAGCGAAGAACATGCTTTTGGAAAGATTCGATCTGGATGCTGAAAAACTTATTCCGCATTTGGATTAA
- a CDS encoding DoxX family protein, whose amino-acid sequence MLETLLATSNDIVPLVLRLTLGIVIFPHGAQKLLGWFGGYGFKGTYGYFTQTAGLPGIIAFLVIIGESFGSVALVLGLLTRFSAISIGLIMLGAALLVHREHGFFMNWFGAQKGEGYEFQVLAIGLAIALAIVGGGAYSLDLAILSSL is encoded by the coding sequence ATGTTAGAAACTCTATTAGCAACCAGCAACGATATCGTTCCTCTGGTCTTAAGATTGACCCTAGGGATCGTAATCTTCCCACATGGTGCTCAAAAATTACTGGGTTGGTTCGGCGGTTACGGATTCAAAGGAACCTACGGTTATTTTACTCAAACTGCCGGACTTCCCGGGATCATCGCATTCTTAGTTATCATTGGTGAATCATTCGGTTCAGTGGCTTTAGTTCTCGGATTACTTACCCGCTTCTCCGCAATTTCAATCGGACTCATTATGCTTGGAGCGGCCCTACTCGTTCATAGAGAGCACGGATTTTTCATGAACTGGTTCGGAGCTCAAAAAGGAGAAGGTTACGAATTCCAAGTATTGGCAATCGGACTTGCAATTGCATTAGCAATCGTAGGCGGAGGAGCTTACTCTTTGGATCTAGCGATCCTTTCTTCACTATAA
- a CDS encoding sulfurtransferase: MKVIYIGLVSLVLGAFVSCDSGGGDSNSALAVLAGFENSIPVSSAADLTNESAASYDDNEWGLVTASRLESWVSDWQNQKPSHISGKLVILQSSLANNFSGDTSGRSYIKSDNANGVYVYHLDDFQAGFRFNQQRNTGLIKNSVRYQADGATVDQWLQVYGINLNTDLVVFAVGSANNNGTAYTNGSQTQDVTRGIYWLRYWGADIKHLAILNGDIRTNFTNATYLSATKDTAPNTNGGFSVKQLKVDNTIITLTLEDIIKIVKNNGTASISGLTGTQIIVDARPTAQFDQTVGITNSGANHITTAWNDSGAPAAGVSGTPKKYVLFETRIKGAKTFPWASLLDTSATGYRFKDKVTLAGIFANTGTGGAGYTAGSTIVSQCRTNFEAQVNGFVSQNILGYPTVFYDGSLVEWTSLVAEYPDSTEGTSFNKLSLTSPFRTDTADLSYAPAGIINYNSHSSGGTGSPYVTVAQADIDPTSTTTRKAQLQDKAYKY; this comes from the coding sequence ATGAAGGTGATCTATATTGGGCTGGTAAGCCTTGTTTTGGGGGCGTTTGTCTCCTGTGATTCAGGGGGTGGAGATTCTAATTCTGCTCTAGCGGTATTGGCCGGTTTTGAAAATTCGATTCCAGTCAGTTCTGCGGCGGATTTAACAAATGAGTCTGCGGCTTCTTATGATGATAATGAATGGGGTCTTGTAACTGCTTCTCGTTTGGAATCTTGGGTAAGCGATTGGCAAAACCAAAAGCCATCTCATATCAGCGGAAAGCTTGTGATCTTGCAGAGTAGCCTAGCGAATAATTTTTCCGGGGATACAAGTGGAAGATCTTATATCAAGTCCGACAATGCGAATGGAGTGTATGTGTATCATCTGGATGATTTCCAGGCCGGATTTCGTTTTAATCAGCAAAGAAACACAGGTTTAATTAAGAACTCTGTCCGTTATCAAGCGGATGGCGCAACCGTTGACCAATGGTTACAGGTTTATGGGATCAATTTAAATACGGACCTAGTAGTTTTCGCAGTCGGATCCGCAAATAATAACGGTACTGCTTATACGAACGGAAGCCAAACCCAAGATGTTACCAGAGGAATTTACTGGTTAAGATATTGGGGAGCTGATATCAAACATCTTGCGATCTTAAACGGAGATATCAGGACCAATTTTACGAATGCCACTTATCTTTCTGCAACGAAAGATACAGCTCCGAATACAAACGGTGGTTTTAGTGTGAAACAATTGAAGGTTGATAATACCATCATCACTTTAACACTCGAAGACATCATTAAGATCGTGAAAAATAACGGTACTGCTTCTATCAGCGGGCTCACAGGAACTCAGATCATAGTGGATGCAAGACCTACGGCGCAGTTTGACCAAACAGTTGGAATTACAAACTCAGGAGCAAATCATATCACAACTGCCTGGAATGATTCAGGTGCGCCAGCTGCAGGTGTGAGCGGGACTCCTAAAAAGTACGTTCTGTTTGAAACTAGGATCAAAGGAGCAAAAACATTTCCTTGGGCTTCTTTATTGGATACTTCCGCTACCGGTTATAGATTCAAGGATAAGGTAACTCTTGCCGGCATTTTTGCGAATACGGGAACAGGTGGAGCCGGTTATACTGCGGGATCTACGATTGTTTCTCAATGTAGAACAAATTTTGAAGCACAGGTGAATGGATTTGTTTCTCAGAATATATTAGGATATCCTACTGTATTCTATGATGGTTCTTTAGTGGAATGGACTTCTCTTGTTGCGGAATATCCGGATTCTACGGAAGGAACTAGTTTTAATAAACTTTCTTTAACTTCTCCTTTCAGAACGGATACTGCTGATCTAAGTTATGCTCCTGCAGGGATCATTAACTATAATTCACATTCCTCCGGTGGAACTGGAAGCCCATATGTCACTGTGGCTCAAGCGGATATCGATCCTACTTCGACCACGACTCGTAAGGCTCAATTACAAGATAAGGCTTATAAGTATTAA
- the sucD gene encoding succinate--CoA ligase subunit alpha, which yields MAVLVDSNTRVVVQGITGKEGSFHATQMIEYGTSVVGGVTPGKGGQNVELAGKNVPVFNSLKDAIVKEGANASIIFVPPPFAADAILEGIFNEIPLVVCITEGIPTHDMLKVYSALRNSKTRLVGPNCPGVISPKYKVKMGIMPGFIHQAGNVGIVSRSGTLTYESVAQLTQHGLGQSTVIGIGGDPVPGMNHTEAVRLLNEDPETKGIVMIGEIGGTSEEEAAAYIKAHVKKPVVGFIAGQTAPPGKRMGHAGAIISGGMGTASSKMKAMQDAGISVCQSIAEVGEKMKKALG from the coding sequence ATGGCAGTATTAGTAGATAGCAATACAAGAGTCGTAGTACAAGGGATCACCGGTAAAGAAGGTTCTTTCCACGCGACTCAAATGATAGAATACGGAACTAGCGTTGTTGGAGGAGTAACTCCTGGAAAAGGTGGGCAGAATGTTGAGCTCGCCGGTAAAAATGTTCCTGTATTCAATAGCTTAAAAGATGCGATCGTTAAAGAAGGAGCAAATGCTTCTATCATTTTCGTTCCACCTCCATTCGCAGCGGATGCGATCTTAGAAGGTATCTTCAATGAAATTCCTCTTGTGGTTTGTATCACTGAAGGAATTCCAACACACGATATGCTCAAGGTTTATAGCGCACTTCGTAATTCCAAAACCAGATTGGTTGGACCAAACTGCCCTGGCGTGATCTCTCCTAAATACAAAGTGAAAATGGGGATTATGCCTGGTTTTATCCACCAAGCAGGAAATGTAGGGATCGTTTCTCGTTCTGGAACCTTAACTTACGAATCAGTTGCGCAGTTAACACAACATGGTTTGGGTCAATCCACTGTGATCGGAATCGGTGGAGATCCGGTTCCGGGAATGAATCATACGGAAGCGGTTAGACTTCTGAATGAAGATCCTGAAACGAAAGGTATCGTAATGATCGGAGAGATCGGCGGAACTTCCGAAGAAGAAGCGGCTGCTTATATCAAAGCTCATGTTAAAAAACCTGTAGTAGGATTTATCGCAGGCCAAACTGCACCTCCTGGAAAAAGGATGGGACACGCAGGTGCTATCATCAGCGGAGGAATGGGAACAGCTTCGTCTAAGATGAAAGCAATGCAGGATGCAGGTATTTCGGTTTGCCAATCTATCGCCGAAGTCGGCGAAAAAATGAAAAAAGCATTAGGTTAA
- the sucC gene encoding ADP-forming succinate--CoA ligase subunit beta yields the protein MKIHEYQAKEILRRHNAKVPFGVVIDKKEDGAKAHEEVSSKTGASVVVVKAQIHAGGRGKGGGVKVTKTKEDALAAIDKILGMQLITPQTGPEGKKVLKVYLEQGINIAKEFYLSVLLDRAIRKTIIMASTEGGMEIEEVAETHPEKILKIAVDPGIGLQPNQASQLAFDLGLPAESHKSFKALLTSVYNAYIKEDASLLEINPLILTKENEIIAGDCKIDLDENALYRHPENAAFRDISEEDPLEVQASEYNINYVKLDGNIGCMVNGAGLAMATMDIVKLAGAEPANFLDVGGGANVTTVTNGFKLILGDPNVKGIFINIFGGIVRCDRVALGIIEAAKAVNINVPLVVRLKGTNAEEGKKILNESGLNIIGEEDLRTAAKKVADAIK from the coding sequence ATGAAAATTCACGAGTACCAGGCCAAGGAAATCCTGAGACGCCATAACGCCAAAGTTCCTTTCGGCGTAGTAATTGATAAAAAAGAAGACGGTGCAAAAGCCCACGAAGAAGTTTCTTCCAAAACGGGAGCATCTGTTGTAGTCGTAAAAGCCCAAATCCACGCTGGCGGTAGAGGAAAAGGCGGCGGAGTTAAAGTTACCAAAACTAAAGAAGACGCATTAGCCGCTATCGATAAGATCCTAGGCATGCAACTTATCACTCCTCAAACTGGACCTGAAGGTAAAAAAGTTCTAAAAGTTTATCTCGAGCAAGGGATCAATATCGCGAAGGAATTTTATTTAAGCGTATTATTAGATCGCGCGATCCGCAAAACAATCATCATGGCTTCCACTGAAGGTGGTATGGAGATTGAAGAAGTTGCGGAAACTCATCCTGAAAAAATCCTGAAGATCGCTGTAGATCCAGGTATCGGATTACAACCAAACCAAGCTTCTCAACTTGCTTTTGATCTTGGACTTCCTGCAGAATCCCATAAATCTTTCAAAGCTCTTCTAACTTCCGTTTACAATGCTTATATCAAAGAAGATGCATCTTTGTTAGAGATCAATCCTTTGATCCTTACTAAAGAAAACGAGATCATTGCAGGCGACTGTAAGATCGACTTAGATGAAAACGCTCTGTATCGTCATCCTGAGAACGCTGCCTTCAGAGATATTTCCGAAGAAGATCCTTTGGAAGTCCAAGCCAGCGAATACAATATCAACTATGTTAAGTTAGATGGTAACATCGGATGTATGGTTAACGGTGCAGGTCTTGCAATGGCAACCATGGACATCGTTAAACTTGCCGGTGCTGAACCTGCAAACTTCCTAGATGTGGGCGGTGGAGCGAATGTTACCACTGTTACAAACGGATTCAAACTTATTCTAGGAGATCCGAACGTTAAAGGGATCTTCATCAATATCTTCGGAGGGATCGTTCGTTGTGACCGAGTTGCTCTGGGGATCATCGAAGCTGCTAAGGCTGTGAACATCAATGTTCCATTAGTAGTTCGTTTGAAAGGAACCAACGCGGAAGAGGGTAAAAAAATCCTGAACGAATCCGGTCTAAACATCATCGGAGAAGAGGATCTTCGCACCGCGGCTAAAAAAGTGGCAGATGCCATTAAATAA
- a CDS encoding FmdB family zinc ribbon protein — MPTYDYRCKACGQTFEHFQSMKDDPITTCLLCGKTGEVDRLISSVGGIIFKGSGFYVTDNKSSSKSSESSTGSSGSFSN; from the coding sequence GTGCCTACTTACGATTATAGATGCAAGGCTTGCGGGCAAACTTTCGAACATTTTCAATCCATGAAGGACGATCCTATCACGACTTGTCTTCTTTGCGGCAAAACTGGAGAAGTAGATAGATTGATCTCCAGCGTAGGAGGGATCATCTTTAAAGGATCCGGATTCTATGTAACAGATAATAAATCTTCTTCCAAAAGTTCCGAATCATCCACCGGCTCTTCCGGTTCTTTTTCCAACTAA
- a CDS encoding LpxI family protein, with product MGRLGILAGGGNLPQIGMKEALAAGEDPFFLSIAESDFTPGNYPDRVIPIRIVKIGGLLKACKTNRIDRLLLLGKVKKEIIFKSLNFDLKALALLARMVNRHDYSIFKTVAEDFEKQGIHIISQKTYLKSLLLPEGRYTKRALDKKQVEDVIFGMEYAEKIAHLDIGQAVVVVDKSVLAVEAVEGTDQTIRRGGSFAKKRKAVVCKSSKPSQDPRFDLPTVGIETLKVMSENNCDILAFREGETIIVNPSEFINLAEKLKIHILSIGRGNVSKINSTQKKLPKA from the coding sequence TTGGGACGTTTAGGAATATTAGCGGGAGGAGGAAATCTCCCACAGATAGGAATGAAAGAAGCTCTGGCAGCAGGGGAAGATCCATTCTTTCTTTCCATAGCAGAGTCTGATTTTACTCCTGGAAATTATCCTGATAGAGTAATACCGATCCGGATCGTAAAGATTGGCGGACTATTAAAAGCCTGCAAAACAAATCGGATAGATAGACTTCTTCTATTAGGAAAAGTTAAAAAAGAGATTATATTTAAAAGCCTGAACTTCGACTTAAAGGCTCTCGCGCTACTTGCAAGAATGGTGAATCGTCACGATTATTCTATCTTCAAAACGGTAGCTGAAGATTTCGAAAAACAAGGTATTCATATCATTTCCCAAAAAACATATCTGAAGTCATTGCTACTTCCAGAAGGACGTTATACCAAAAGAGCCTTGGATAAAAAACAGGTGGAAGACGTGATCTTCGGAATGGAATACGCTGAGAAGATCGCCCACCTGGATATAGGCCAAGCAGTAGTAGTAGTAGATAAATCGGTATTGGCGGTGGAAGCCGTAGAAGGAACAGACCAAACAATCCGAAGAGGCGGAAGTTTCGCCAAAAAAAGAAAGGCAGTAGTTTGCAAAAGTTCCAAACCAAGCCAAGATCCTCGCTTCGATCTACCTACAGTCGGAATAGAAACCTTAAAAGTAATGAGCGAGAACAACTGCGATATACTCGCCTTTCGAGAAGGAGAGACGATAATTGTAAATCCTTCCGAATTTATTAACCTTGCAGAAAAATTGAAAATCCATATCTTGAGCATCGGCCGTGGCAACGTCTCGAAAATTAACTCTACCCAAAAAAAGCTCCCTAAAGCCTAA